In Vibrio echinoideorum, the following proteins share a genomic window:
- a CDS encoding porin: MNKKLLALAISGAVFGTQAVAVELYNEDGTTFSVGGHVSVAVGDVNSADRQNSDDIGVESVSPRINFGATHDLGNGFTADAKGEWALNMLDGGDESFTTRLGYVGLTHDDLGRAAVGTQWAPYYNVAGVADMPIAFANDFIYEDHGNLGTGRGEEMVSYGNAIDFGNAGSLSAAVAWQGRKADKDNGNDYGNRGQIALNYAIADFTANYAYNTGDVDYAVVGSQTADSHVLSATYGSYGAEGLYLAGVYAMNNYMNSATVGSFTGVLEESVAIELLASYALSNSLNLSVNYEAVEDDKNSETVYSTTALQAEYNFTSQFVGFAGYQFDLQGSGLYKKDADDQWLMGARYYL, translated from the coding sequence ATGAATAAGAAACTTTTAGCGCTAGCAATTTCTGGTGCAGTATTTGGTACACAGGCAGTTGCTGTAGAACTTTACAACGAAGACGGCACAACATTCTCTGTTGGTGGTCACGTATCAGTTGCAGTTGGCGACGTAAACAGCGCTGACCGTCAAAACAGCGATGATATCGGTGTAGAGTCTGTTTCTCCACGTATCAACTTCGGCGCAACTCACGATCTTGGCAACGGCTTTACTGCTGACGCTAAAGGTGAATGGGCGCTAAATATGCTTGACGGTGGTGATGAGTCATTCACAACTCGTCTTGGCTACGTTGGTCTAACTCACGATGACTTAGGTCGTGCTGCGGTTGGTACTCAGTGGGCACCTTACTACAACGTTGCTGGTGTAGCTGATATGCCAATCGCATTCGCGAATGACTTCATCTACGAAGACCACGGTAACCTAGGTACTGGTCGTGGTGAAGAGATGGTGAGCTACGGTAACGCTATCGATTTCGGCAACGCAGGTTCTCTTAGCGCAGCTGTTGCATGGCAAGGTCGTAAGGCTGATAAAGACAATGGCAACGATTATGGTAATCGTGGTCAAATCGCTTTGAACTACGCTATTGCTGATTTTACTGCAAACTACGCGTACAACACAGGTGACGTAGACTACGCTGTTGTAGGCTCACAAACTGCTGATTCTCACGTATTAAGTGCAACTTACGGTTCATACGGCGCAGAAGGTCTTTACCTTGCTGGTGTATACGCAATGAACAACTACATGAACTCTGCGACTGTAGGTAGCTTCACTGGTGTACTAGAAGAGTCTGTAGCAATTGAGCTATTGGCATCTTATGCACTATCTAACAGCCTGAACCTAAGCGTTAACTACGAAGCAGTAGAAGACGACAAGAACAGCGAAACTGTATACAGCACAACAGCTCTACAAGCTGAATACAACTTCACATCTCAGTTTGTAGGTTTTGCTGGCTACCAGTTCGATCTTCAAGGTTCAGGCCTTTACAAGAAAGATGCTGACGATCAATGGCTAATGGGTGCTCGTTACTACCTATAA
- a CDS encoding LysE family translocator, with amino-acid sequence MIDLAILPVYLTAVVALLLLPGPDMLLIASSSMSYGRKVGVFASLGNATSGIILTVLAAMGVSALIAMSPIALKALHLLGGTYLLKMGWDCLRTDQGEAPELSDNAAAKSYYQRALISNLLNPKALVFFVMFLPQFVSTNIEATSGEQMLFLGLLLNVLGLTFNFLLVALVGTIGKSLVENAKFRTYQQKVMGGVFIVLAMWMLSSFFIS; translated from the coding sequence ATGATCGACTTAGCCATCTTACCTGTTTACTTGACTGCCGTTGTTGCACTTCTCCTTTTACCTGGTCCTGATATGTTACTGATCGCGAGCTCAAGTATGAGCTATGGTCGTAAGGTCGGTGTGTTTGCGAGTCTAGGTAACGCGACTTCTGGAATTATCCTGACAGTATTGGCGGCGATGGGTGTTTCGGCATTGATTGCGATGAGTCCTATTGCGTTGAAAGCACTGCATTTATTAGGCGGGACATACTTATTGAAAATGGGGTGGGACTGCCTTCGAACCGATCAGGGAGAAGCACCCGAACTCAGCGACAATGCTGCCGCTAAGTCGTATTACCAAAGAGCGTTAATTAGTAACCTGCTTAACCCAAAGGCGTTGGTTTTCTTTGTGATGTTTTTGCCTCAATTCGTTTCTACAAATATTGAAGCGACCTCAGGTGAACAAATGCTGTTTTTGGGCTTATTATTGAACGTGCTTGGTTTAACGTTTAATTTTCTTCTTGTGGCTTTGGTGGGCACTATTGGTAAGTCTCTCGTAGAAAACGCAAAGTTTCGTACTTATCAGCAGAAAGTGATGGGCGGCGTGTTTATTGTATTAGCCATGTGGATGCTGTCTTCTTTCTTTATTTCATAG
- the coxB gene encoding cytochrome c oxidase subunit II, translating into MRRLLVRLGWLLNSFVVALVSPLVHATSDYNMTQGVTEISGKVYELHMLIFYICCAIAFFVFGVMFYSILRHRKSKGAVAAHFHESTKVEILWTIIPIIILIAMAIPATKTLIAMEDTSQSELTVKITGSQWKWHYSYFGEDVEFFSLLATSDKEIEGIEVKGAHYLLEVDKPLVLPINRKVRFLMTSDDVIHSWWVPAFAVKKDTIPGFINEAWTKIDEPGVYRGQCAELCGRAHGFMPIVVRAMEEDDFDAWLAEQKELAIAAQQAAQDALDASLSLEELNAIGEEVYKTRCAVCHQVNGEGIPGAFPAIKGSPIALGDLGVHIDTIVYGRGGTAMQAFDNQLTEKEIAAVVTYQRNAWGNDTGDVVQASDVNAYKAKQEGGSDNEQSETNSEQGSTDGTQGLMDEAQNDAKEQL; encoded by the coding sequence TTGAGAAGATTATTGGTCAGGCTAGGGTGGCTTTTGAATAGTTTTGTTGTGGCTTTAGTATCGCCATTGGTGCATGCGACGAGTGATTACAACATGACACAAGGCGTCACTGAGATCAGCGGTAAGGTGTATGAACTTCATATGTTGATCTTCTACATCTGTTGCGCGATCGCTTTCTTTGTTTTTGGTGTGATGTTTTATTCGATTCTGAGACACCGAAAGTCGAAGGGCGCGGTTGCTGCTCATTTTCACGAAAGTACCAAAGTCGAAATTCTTTGGACCATCATCCCTATTATCATCCTCATCGCTATGGCCATACCAGCCACCAAGACCTTGATCGCGATGGAAGACACCTCTCAATCAGAACTCACCGTTAAAATTACTGGGTCACAATGGAAATGGCATTACAGCTATTTTGGTGAAGACGTCGAGTTTTTCAGCCTTTTAGCGACCAGTGATAAAGAAATCGAAGGGATTGAAGTGAAAGGTGCGCATTACTTACTAGAAGTTGATAAGCCATTAGTACTGCCTATCAATCGTAAAGTCCGCTTTTTGATGACTTCCGATGATGTTATTCACTCATGGTGGGTGCCTGCTTTCGCGGTTAAGAAAGATACCATTCCCGGTTTCATCAATGAGGCGTGGACAAAGATCGATGAGCCTGGCGTTTACCGAGGTCAGTGTGCTGAATTGTGTGGTCGTGCTCATGGCTTCATGCCGATTGTGGTACGTGCCATGGAAGAAGACGATTTTGACGCATGGTTAGCGGAGCAGAAAGAATTGGCGATAGCCGCACAACAAGCGGCGCAAGATGCACTAGATGCGTCACTTTCCTTAGAAGAATTGAATGCCATCGGTGAAGAAGTTTACAAAACCCGTTGCGCCGTTTGTCATCAAGTCAACGGAGAGGGTATTCCCGGCGCATTTCCTGCCATTAAAGGAAGCCCTATAGCACTTGGTGATTTGGGTGTTCATATCGATACCATTGTTTATGGTCGCGGAGGCACCGCAATGCAGGCATTTGATAATCAATTAACTGAGAAAGAGATTGCTGCGGTAGTGACTTATCAAAGAAATGCTTGGGGTAATGACACTGGCGATGTGGTTCAGGCTTCAGATGTGAACGCTTATAAGGCGAAGCAAGAAGGTGGGTCTGACAACGAACAAAGTGAAACGAACAGTGAACAAGGCTCAACGGATGGAACGCAAGGCTTAATGGATGAAGCACAAAACGATGCTAAGGAGCAGTTATGA
- the tnpC gene encoding IS66 family transposase, whose amino-acid sequence MKKTPNINPESQDVAELQAMVAALMSEKNEWKQERQSLLEQLKLAFDRQFAKRSEVLKPYDESQGDLFNEAECEAVKEDEVEVTTTTTTKKRGKRKPLPKTLPREVIELDVDDHEKQCACCNHSLHKIGEDRSEKLEFTPAVLKVLEYVRPKYACRQCEKTGDSSRIVQKPSPQSLIPKSFATESLLTNIILGKYQYAMPLYRQESLFTQSGIELSRTTMARWVIQVSEKFAPLYAALKDNLLQQVVVQADETPLNVLKEEKKCYMWLYCSGADSPESALPNVKNIALYDYQNSRARACPVDFLGDYNGYLQTDGYAAYDGLHHVTNVGCLAHARRKFMDAKKLQGKGKSGKADKALAKIQKLYGIESRLKGAPAQERKAERQALAKPILDELYQWMTTQKVIGSSPLGKAIKYTLGQWSKLIRYIDDGHLSIDNNRAERAIKPLVIGRKNWLFSNTPNGADASAMLYSIIETAKANGLILYDYMVKCMKELAKAEPDIDALLPWNFKH is encoded by the coding sequence ATGAAAAAGACGCCAAATATCAACCCAGAAAGCCAAGATGTTGCCGAGCTACAAGCGATGGTAGCTGCTCTGATGTCGGAGAAAAATGAGTGGAAACAAGAGCGCCAATCGCTGCTTGAACAACTCAAACTCGCCTTCGACCGTCAGTTCGCGAAACGCTCGGAGGTATTAAAGCCTTACGATGAATCACAAGGTGACCTCTTCAACGAAGCGGAGTGTGAAGCCGTTAAAGAAGACGAGGTTGAGGTGACAACCACGACCACAACGAAAAAGCGCGGTAAACGTAAACCTCTGCCTAAGACCTTGCCTCGTGAGGTTATCGAACTTGATGTAGACGACCATGAAAAGCAGTGCGCTTGCTGCAATCATAGCCTGCATAAAATCGGTGAAGACCGCAGCGAGAAGCTAGAGTTCACGCCAGCGGTACTCAAAGTGTTGGAATATGTTCGTCCTAAGTACGCTTGCCGCCAGTGCGAGAAAACAGGTGACAGCAGCCGTATCGTTCAGAAGCCATCCCCTCAGAGTCTCATCCCTAAAAGCTTCGCCACAGAAAGCTTGCTGACCAACATCATTCTTGGCAAATACCAATACGCGATGCCACTTTATCGCCAAGAATCGCTGTTTACCCAGTCGGGTATCGAGCTATCACGCACCACCATGGCAAGGTGGGTTATCCAAGTCAGTGAGAAGTTCGCCCCGCTGTATGCGGCCTTGAAGGATAACCTGCTTCAACAAGTGGTGGTTCAGGCGGATGAAACGCCGCTCAATGTGCTCAAAGAAGAGAAGAAGTGTTATATGTGGCTCTACTGCTCAGGCGCTGACTCACCCGAATCGGCACTGCCGAATGTGAAAAATATTGCCTTGTACGACTATCAAAACAGTCGCGCGAGGGCGTGTCCCGTGGACTTTTTAGGTGACTACAACGGTTATCTACAAACCGATGGCTACGCGGCTTATGATGGTCTGCATCACGTCACCAATGTAGGGTGCTTAGCGCATGCTCGTCGCAAGTTCATGGATGCGAAGAAGCTTCAAGGGAAAGGTAAATCAGGCAAGGCTGATAAGGCGCTGGCTAAAATCCAAAAACTCTACGGGATAGAATCACGCTTAAAAGGTGCGCCTGCCCAAGAGCGAAAAGCAGAGCGTCAAGCGCTTGCCAAGCCGATACTGGATGAGCTTTACCAATGGATGACGACCCAGAAGGTGATTGGCTCTAGCCCACTAGGCAAAGCGATAAAATATACGCTTGGGCAGTGGTCAAAGCTTATTCGTTATATCGACGATGGTCACTTATCTATTGATAATAATCGCGCTGAACGCGCAATTAAACCACTGGTCATTGGCAGGAAGAACTGGCTGTTCTCTAACACACCAAACGGTGCTGATGCGAGCGCGATGCTTTACAGCATCATCGAGACCGCGAAAGCCAACGGTCTTATCCTCTACGACTACATGGTCAAGTGCATGAAAGAGCTGGCGAAAGCTGAGCCTGATATCGACGCACTCCTGCCTTGGAACTTCAAACACTGA
- the ctaD gene encoding cytochrome c oxidase subunit I has translation MSSPINKPVKSAPAEDQALSHSAEGSLDSHDLPHDDHDSHAAPKGWARWLYSTNHKDIGTLYLWFSFAMFLTGGAMAMVIRAELFQPGLQLVEPDFFNQMTTVHGLIMVFGAVMPAFTGLANWMIPMMIGAPDMALPRMNNLSFWILPFAFLILIGSLFTEGGGPSFGWTFYAPLSTTYGPDSTALFVFSVHIMGISSIMGAINVIVTIVNMRAPGMTWFKLPMFVWTWLITAFLLIAVMPVLAGAVTMVLTDKYFGTSFFDAAGGGDPVMFQHIFWFFGHPEVYIMILPSFGIVSAIIPAFSGKRLFGYHSMVYATCSIALLSFLVWAHHMFTTGMPVFAELFFMYCTMLIAVPTGVKVFNWVATMWRGALTFETPMLFAIAFIVLFTIGGLSGLMLAIVPADFQYHDTYFVVAHFHYVLVTGAVFSIMAAAYYWLPKWTGHMYDHKLSLWHFWTSVVSVNVLFFPMHFLGLAGMPRRIPDYAIQFADVNQVVSIGGFAFGLSQLIFLWLVIKCVRGGETAPSKPWDRAEGLEWTVPSPAPHHTFTHPPKVD, from the coding sequence ATGAGTTCGCCAATCAATAAGCCGGTGAAATCGGCTCCCGCAGAAGATCAAGCACTGAGTCATTCAGCTGAAGGTTCATTGGACAGCCATGATTTACCTCATGATGATCACGACTCACATGCTGCTCCCAAAGGTTGGGCGCGTTGGCTTTACTCAACCAACCACAAAGACATAGGTACACTTTACCTTTGGTTTAGCTTTGCCATGTTCTTAACAGGCGGTGCCATGGCGATGGTGATCCGTGCGGAGTTATTCCAACCGGGGTTACAGCTCGTTGAGCCAGACTTCTTTAATCAGATGACTACCGTTCACGGTTTAATAATGGTGTTTGGTGCCGTGATGCCTGCATTCACAGGTTTGGCTAACTGGATGATCCCAATGATGATTGGCGCTCCAGACATGGCGCTGCCGAGAATGAACAATCTCAGTTTCTGGATTCTACCTTTTGCTTTTCTAATCTTAATTGGTTCTTTGTTTACTGAGGGAGGCGGCCCGAGCTTTGGTTGGACATTTTATGCGCCGCTCTCGACAACTTATGGTCCAGATAGTACGGCGCTGTTTGTATTTTCTGTCCATATTATGGGGATCAGTTCGATCATGGGGGCGATCAACGTTATCGTAACCATAGTGAACATGCGCGCGCCGGGAATGACTTGGTTCAAGCTACCGATGTTCGTATGGACTTGGTTGATTACCGCTTTCTTATTGATAGCCGTGATGCCCGTGCTCGCGGGAGCCGTAACCATGGTACTGACGGATAAGTACTTTGGGACGAGCTTTTTTGATGCTGCGGGAGGCGGGGATCCGGTGATGTTCCAGCATATATTCTGGTTCTTTGGACACCCTGAAGTATACATCATGATTTTACCGTCTTTTGGTATTGTCTCTGCGATAATCCCGGCATTCAGTGGCAAGCGTTTATTTGGTTATCACTCGATGGTGTACGCAACATGCAGTATCGCACTGCTGTCATTCTTAGTGTGGGCGCACCACATGTTCACTACCGGTATGCCAGTATTTGCCGAGCTTTTCTTCATGTATTGCACCATGTTGATCGCCGTGCCTACGGGAGTGAAGGTGTTTAACTGGGTGGCGACGATGTGGCGGGGTGCTTTGACCTTTGAAACACCAATGCTGTTTGCTATTGCCTTTATCGTTCTATTCACGATTGGTGGGCTATCTGGATTGATGCTCGCTATCGTACCTGCCGATTTCCAATACCACGATACCTACTTTGTTGTGGCTCACTTCCACTATGTTCTGGTGACAGGTGCTGTGTTCTCAATTATGGCCGCCGCCTATTATTGGTTACCGAAATGGACAGGGCATATGTACGACCACAAGCTCAGTCTGTGGCATTTCTGGACATCGGTAGTATCGGTCAATGTGTTGTTTTTCCCAATGCACTTTTTAGGGTTAGCCGGAATGCCGCGTCGTATACCGGATTATGCGATTCAGTTTGCTGATGTTAACCAAGTCGTGTCGATAGGTGGCTTTGCCTTTGGTTTGTCTCAGTTGATCTTCTTATGGTTAGTTATCAAGTGTGTGAGAGGCGGGGAGACTGCGCCAAGCAAGCCTTGGGACCGAGCTGAAGGTCTAGAGTGGACAGTTCCTAGCCCTGCCCCTCACCACACCTTTACTCATCCACCTAAAGTTGATTAA
- a CDS encoding HopJ type III effector protein, giving the protein MELETLLNTLAETPESVQFEETMQVIEANYDFCESEFRNGDVVNAAGQNNGSCKIFAFGLDKKLSAEQTLACFGQFYRNDVLGFPENTDHQNIRNFMTHGWSGVEFSQPALVAKAK; this is encoded by the coding sequence ATGGAACTGGAAACCTTGCTAAATACTCTGGCTGAAACGCCTGAGAGCGTTCAATTTGAAGAGACAATGCAAGTGATAGAAGCTAACTATGACTTTTGTGAGAGTGAGTTTCGCAATGGTGATGTGGTCAATGCTGCGGGTCAAAACAATGGATCGTGTAAGATTTTTGCATTTGGTTTAGATAAAAAACTATCAGCGGAGCAAACATTGGCTTGTTTTGGTCAATTTTATCGCAATGACGTACTTGGTTTCCCTGAGAATACCGATCACCAAAATATTCGTAATTTTATGACGCATGGTTGGAGTGGCGTTGAGTTTTCTCAGCCAGCGTTAGTGGCTAAAGCTAAATAA
- a CDS encoding DUF1289 domain-containing protein — protein sequence MKTPCRAACKNNGGICSGCHRTMDEIIGWKGLSESERESVMNNLSGISSTHQCPQCSEPAQCDISAGKETCWCFELEKRDTDSIPKAGVCMCRKCLSALPVQ from the coding sequence ATGAAAACACCTTGCCGAGCGGCTTGTAAAAATAATGGTGGTATATGCAGTGGCTGCCATCGAACAATGGACGAGATTATAGGTTGGAAAGGGTTATCTGAAAGCGAAAGAGAATCAGTGATGAACAATCTGAGTGGCATTAGCTCAACTCACCAATGTCCACAATGCAGTGAGCCTGCACAATGCGATATCAGTGCGGGAAAAGAGACATGTTGGTGTTTCGAGTTAGAGAAGCGTGATACCGACAGCATTCCAAAAGCAGGTGTTTGTATGTGTAGAAAGTGCTTGTCAGCATTACCTGTCCAGTAA
- the yegD gene encoding molecular chaperone yields the protein MFIGFDYGTANCSVAAMVNGEPSLLPLEGNNHYIPSTVFAPTRESVSEHLFRHLNIKPSDTVGEQVLRRAIALNREESIDLVPEDMAFGQAALDLYLEDPRDVYYVKSPKSFLGASGLHDVQVSFFEDLVCAMMANIKHQAELTTQEQIKQAVIGRPINFHGRGGEEANRQAEHILSRAAKRAGFTDIAFQFEPVAAGLDYESTLTENQTVLVVDIGGGTTDCSLLEMGPTWSGKADRTQSLLAHSGQRVGGNDLDIYLAFKQLMSPFGMGSKGTSGIDMPLTQFWNPIAINNVEAQKNFYSRENLAALKLLRKEASEPQKLDRLMKVYHDTLGYSIVRRAEEAKIALAECAQYRTAINVASELVEVDISVEQMVDAIETPKSKMIELVKEAIQQGQKKPDVIYMTGGSARSPILREAVEQAVPNVPIVSGNYFGSVTAGLARWAEVCFK from the coding sequence ATGTTTATTGGATTTGATTACGGAACGGCGAACTGTTCTGTTGCTGCAATGGTTAATGGAGAGCCAAGCCTGTTACCGTTGGAAGGTAACAACCACTATATTCCCTCAACCGTATTTGCACCAACTCGTGAAAGTGTTTCTGAACATCTATTTCGCCATTTGAATATCAAACCGAGTGATACGGTTGGTGAGCAGGTGTTGCGACGAGCTATCGCATTGAACCGCGAAGAGAGTATTGATTTAGTGCCAGAAGATATGGCATTTGGCCAGGCTGCGTTGGATCTCTACTTAGAAGATCCTCGTGATGTCTATTATGTGAAATCACCGAAATCTTTTCTTGGCGCGAGTGGGCTGCATGATGTTCAGGTGAGTTTCTTTGAAGATTTAGTATGCGCCATGATGGCGAATATTAAACATCAGGCCGAACTCACGACTCAAGAACAGATCAAACAAGCCGTTATCGGTCGTCCGATTAATTTTCACGGTCGAGGTGGCGAAGAAGCAAACCGACAAGCCGAACATATTCTTTCTCGCGCTGCTAAGCGTGCAGGTTTTACTGATATAGCCTTTCAATTTGAACCTGTAGCAGCGGGGCTTGATTACGAAAGTACCCTAACTGAAAACCAAACGGTCTTGGTGGTGGATATTGGCGGTGGTACGACCGATTGCTCATTGTTAGAAATGGGGCCAACTTGGTCGGGTAAAGCAGATCGTACTCAGAGCTTATTGGCTCATAGTGGGCAAAGAGTCGGTGGTAATGACCTTGATATCTACCTGGCATTCAAACAATTGATGTCACCTTTTGGTATGGGTAGCAAAGGCACTTCTGGTATCGATATGCCGTTGACTCAATTCTGGAATCCAATTGCGATTAACAATGTTGAAGCTCAGAAGAACTTCTATTCACGTGAAAATCTAGCGGCGTTGAAGTTGCTTCGCAAAGAAGCTTCAGAGCCACAAAAGTTGGATCGCTTGATGAAGGTTTATCACGACACGTTAGGTTATAGCATTGTGCGCAGAGCGGAAGAAGCTAAGATTGCGTTGGCGGAATGCGCTCAATATCGAACTGCGATTAATGTCGCTTCTGAGTTAGTTGAAGTCGACATCTCAGTTGAGCAGATGGTGGATGCTATCGAAACTCCGAAATCAAAAATGATTGAGTTGGTGAAAGAAGCAATCCAACAAGGCCAGAAAAAACCAGACGTTATCTATATGACGGGTGGTTCTGCTCGTTCTCCAATACTGCGTGAAGCTGTAGAGCAAGCGGTGCCGAATGTGCCGATTGTGAGTGGTAACTATTTCGGCTCGGTAACAGCCGGTCTAGCTCGTTGGGCTGAGGTTTGTTTTAAATAA
- a CDS encoding phospho-sugar mutase yields the protein MQDAMNWLARDPDPRTREELQHLIDEGMHDELEDRFSQRLEFGTAGLRGKVGCGPNRMNRLVIQETATGLGHYLIEHVANATIRGVVVGYDGRLDSKQFAIDTASVLTALGIKVYLTSNVAATPIVAFGIEHFNAAAAVVVTASHNPPEYNGFKVYWENGAQIIPPHDAGIAAEIDIASTKPIPLLSLSDAEKQGKLVWLTEGYYQTYRAAINQSPYVNNSIESAKTTITYTAMHGVGAQMAEDLLHDAGFHKVFSVPEQRDPDGRFPTVNFPNPEEKGAMDLVVNLAKSVDADIACANDPDADRFAVAVRTDDTTRTDDASYKMLTGDQVGVLFAHYLLSKPHSKNQLVGNSIVSSTLLEKVAQSHGATYFQTLTGFKWLANIGMQLEDENNEFLFAYEEALGYTIGTQVRDKDGLSAIVVFAQLVEELKSQGRTVWDLLAQISLEHGVHTNAQRSIALDPDSPSIGSKLRATQPKLIGDVTVSVIEDLQSSLRYVVGGDTETINLPSSDVLIYHLEDGSRIIVRPSGTEPKVKVYYETVTKFEGTETYDDTRLRGEEYMEKLIEQHQKELNS from the coding sequence ATGCAAGATGCTATGAACTGGTTAGCGAGAGACCCAGACCCAAGAACTCGTGAAGAGCTTCAACACCTCATCGATGAGGGAATGCACGACGAATTAGAAGACCGCTTTAGTCAACGATTGGAATTCGGAACGGCGGGCTTACGAGGCAAAGTCGGATGCGGTCCAAATAGAATGAACCGCTTGGTGATACAAGAAACTGCGACCGGGCTTGGTCACTATTTAATAGAACATGTTGCCAATGCCACCATCCGTGGCGTCGTTGTTGGCTATGACGGGCGCTTAGATTCAAAGCAGTTCGCCATTGATACCGCTTCTGTGCTTACAGCTTTGGGGATTAAGGTCTACCTAACGTCAAATGTAGCCGCGACGCCTATCGTTGCTTTTGGTATTGAGCATTTCAATGCTGCTGCCGCTGTTGTCGTGACGGCCAGCCACAACCCACCAGAGTACAATGGCTTCAAAGTATATTGGGAGAATGGCGCGCAAATCATTCCACCCCACGATGCAGGCATTGCGGCTGAAATTGATATAGCCTCGACGAAACCTATTCCTCTGCTTAGTCTAAGCGATGCAGAGAAACAAGGTAAATTAGTTTGGCTAACCGAGGGCTATTATCAAACTTATCGCGCTGCGATTAATCAGAGTCCGTATGTAAACAACAGTATCGAATCAGCGAAAACAACCATTACCTACACGGCAATGCATGGTGTAGGCGCGCAAATGGCAGAAGACCTTCTCCATGATGCTGGATTCCACAAAGTCTTCAGTGTTCCGGAACAAAGAGACCCTGATGGTCGCTTCCCAACCGTAAACTTCCCGAACCCAGAAGAAAAAGGGGCAATGGATCTTGTGGTCAATCTGGCAAAAAGTGTTGATGCCGACATTGCTTGCGCCAATGACCCAGATGCAGACCGATTTGCCGTTGCGGTTAGAACTGACGATACAACTAGAACCGATGATGCTTCATATAAGATGCTAACGGGCGACCAAGTGGGTGTTTTATTTGCTCATTACTTACTATCAAAGCCTCACAGCAAAAACCAATTAGTTGGCAACAGTATTGTATCTTCAACCTTGCTTGAAAAAGTAGCTCAGTCCCATGGTGCAACTTATTTCCAAACGCTGACTGGATTCAAATGGTTAGCCAATATTGGCATGCAATTGGAAGACGAAAACAATGAGTTCTTGTTCGCCTATGAGGAAGCACTTGGTTACACGATTGGTACTCAGGTTCGTGATAAAGATGGGCTGTCTGCTATCGTTGTTTTTGCCCAATTGGTTGAAGAGTTAAAGTCTCAAGGTCGAACCGTTTGGGATCTATTGGCTCAGATTTCACTTGAACATGGTGTTCATACTAACGCTCAGCGAAGTATTGCCCTTGACCCCGATTCACCGTCAATTGGCTCTAAACTCAGAGCGACACAACCCAAATTGATAGGTGATGTCACTGTCTCTGTTATTGAAGACCTGCAATCTTCTTTGCGATACGTCGTTGGTGGCGATACTGAAACCATTAACTTGCCATCGAGTGACGTGTTGATTTATCACCTCGAAGATGGTTCACGTATTATCGTCCGCCCTTCAGGGACAGAGCCAAAAGTGAAAGTCTACTATGAGACGGTGACAAAGTTTGAAGGGACAGAAACATACGATGACACTCGTCTACGTGGTGAAGAGTACATGGAAAAGTTGATTGAACAGCACCAAAAAGAGTTGAACTCTTAA
- a CDS encoding fumarylacetoacetate hydrolase family protein produces the protein MSSVVDQEQLMNSKRTATPTKVLCVGRNYVDHIEELNNAIPDSMVVFNKPNTSVTSTLSSFHQEALHYEAEICFIVEKGEYSAVGLGLDLTKRELQSNLKAKGLPWERAKAFDGSAVFSRFVPTDHLDLTDLNLELFINCVRVQKGHVEQMLYSPKIILEELSSYTTLLDGDVVMTGTPKGVGEVHRGDIFLGRLKCGETTLIEIEWVAS, from the coding sequence ATGAGCAGCGTTGTAGATCAGGAACAATTGATGAATTCAAAACGAACAGCAACACCGACCAAAGTGCTGTGTGTTGGGCGTAACTATGTTGATCACATTGAAGAGCTCAACAATGCTATCCCTGACTCGATGGTGGTTTTCAACAAACCGAATACGAGCGTTACTTCCACCTTAAGTTCTTTTCATCAAGAAGCTCTACACTACGAAGCTGAAATCTGTTTTATCGTTGAAAAAGGCGAATATTCAGCCGTGGGGTTAGGGTTAGACCTGACCAAACGTGAGCTTCAAAGTAACTTGAAAGCAAAAGGTTTACCTTGGGAACGCGCCAAAGCGTTTGATGGTTCGGCTGTGTTTAGTCGCTTTGTTCCAACTGATCACTTAGACCTCACTGACTTGAATCTAGAGCTATTTATTAACTGTGTCCGCGTTCAAAAAGGACACGTTGAACAGATGCTATATTCCCCGAAAATTATCCTCGAAGAGTTGTCTTCTTACACGACATTACTCGACGGTGATGTGGTGATGACGGGTACCCCTAAAGGCGTTGGAGAAGTACACCGCGGTGATATCTTCCTTGGTCGTCTTAAGTGTGGAGAAACCACATTGATTGAGATCGAGTGGGTAGCGAGTTAA